The following proteins come from a genomic window of Deinococcus aerophilus:
- the dtd gene encoding D-aminoacyl-tRNA deacylase: MRAVIQRVTQASCTVGTETTGQTGPGLLVLLGVAPEDTVQTAHKLAAKISRLRIFNDDAGKMNRSVLDLDGSGRAGGILSISQFTLYADTRAGNRPSFIGAAPPEHARTLYVAFNAALRDLGLSVGEGRFGEHMVISLSNDGPVTITLEL; encoded by the coding sequence GTGAGGGCCGTCATTCAGCGGGTGACCCAGGCCAGTTGTACGGTCGGCACGGAAACCACCGGCCAGACCGGGCCGGGACTGCTCGTGCTGCTGGGGGTCGCCCCCGAGGACACCGTTCAGACCGCGCACAAGCTGGCCGCCAAGATTTCCAGGCTGCGGATCTTCAACGATGACGCCGGCAAGATGAACCGCAGCGTGCTGGACTTAGACGGCTCAGGACGGGCAGGCGGAATCCTGAGCATCAGCCAATTCACGCTGTACGCCGACACCCGGGCGGGCAACCGCCCCAGCTTTATCGGCGCCGCCCCGCCCGAACACGCCCGCACGCTGTACGTCGCCTTCAACGCTGCGCTGCGGGACCTGGGCCTGTCGGTTGGAGAGGGCCGCTTCGGTGAACATATGGTGATTTCCCTGAGCAACGACGGTCCGGTGACTATCACGCTGGAACTGTAG
- a CDS encoding DUF1844 domain-containing protein — translation MPHPEFVGLVNSLQATAEAALGDLNAATASAARDGLLQEGRARQTAERSLKLLSMLADKTRGNLDFAEAELLTGAIHSLRTRLDSGPHGN, via the coding sequence ATGCCCCATCCTGAATTCGTCGGACTCGTGAATTCCCTGCAGGCCACCGCCGAGGCGGCGCTGGGCGACCTGAACGCTGCGACCGCCAGCGCGGCCCGTGACGGCCTGCTGCAGGAGGGCCGCGCCCGCCAGACGGCCGAGCGCAGCCTCAAGCTGCTGAGCATGCTCGCCGACAAGACGCGCGGCAACCTGGATTTTGCCGAGGCCGAGCTGCTGACCGGGGCCATCCACAGCCTGCGGACGCGGCTGGACAGCGGACCGCACGGGAACTGA
- a CDS encoding uracil-DNA glycosylase, whose translation MTPPYGDAAGARAAALLALQGRMRGCGACGLRAGCTQVVAAEGNPAAALVIVAEGPGREEDRQGRPLVGEGGALLDRMLAAVHLTREEVYLTTVLGCRPPGDRAPRPAETETCAARWLWPQLNLLRPRVILSLGNTATQALLGTRRGITGLRGQWFRLESGEEDRDAPLLMPLFHPAYLLRHPTRAPGGPKSLTWHDLQEAAAVLRGHKIPDRLSVLPPEDMTDQPGLF comes from the coding sequence GTGACTCCACCGTACGGTGACGCCGCCGGCGCACGGGCCGCCGCGTTGCTCGCCCTGCAGGGGCGGATGCGCGGCTGCGGGGCCTGTGGTCTGCGGGCCGGATGTACCCAGGTGGTGGCGGCAGAGGGCAACCCCGCCGCCGCCCTGGTGATCGTGGCCGAGGGGCCGGGACGCGAGGAGGACCGGCAGGGGCGCCCGCTGGTGGGGGAGGGAGGAGCGCTGCTTGACCGCATGCTCGCCGCGGTTCATCTCACGCGAGAGGAGGTCTACCTGACCACCGTGCTGGGCTGCCGTCCTCCGGGGGACCGCGCCCCCCGGCCCGCCGAGACGGAAACCTGCGCCGCCCGCTGGCTGTGGCCACAGCTGAATCTGCTGCGGCCCCGCGTGATCCTGAGCCTGGGCAACACGGCCACCCAGGCCCTGCTGGGCACCCGCCGCGGCATCACGGGCCTGCGCGGGCAGTGGTTCCGCCTTGAATCCGGGGAGGAGGACCGGGACGCACCATTGCTGATGCCGCTGTTTCATCCGGCCTACCTGCTGCGCCACCCCACCCGCGCCCCCGGCGGTCCCAAGAGCCTGACGTGGCATGACCTGCAGGAGGCGGCCGCCGTGCTGCGCGGTCACAAAATCCCTGACCGCCTGAGCGTGCTGCCGCCCGAGGACATGACCGACCAGCCGGGACTTTTTTAG
- a CDS encoding C40 family peptidase → MNYSRLFLTLTVAALTSTSALAATYTVKSGDTLSSIARATGTDAAQLMSLNKLSSSTIQIGQKLNLGGAAAPSATNSSTPAARSSGGAFIRSAATRFLGIRYALGGNGGNAIDCSGYTSSVFRQMGISLPRTAAGQWKAGRPVNRRDLQAGDLVFFNTVGRTASHVGVYLGDGMMANANSFHGRSMIEPLFSNPYWANRYDGARRFLN, encoded by the coding sequence ATGAATTACTCCCGCCTGTTTCTGACCCTCACCGTTGCCGCCCTGACCAGCACCTCTGCGCTGGCCGCCACGTACACCGTCAAGAGCGGTGACACCCTGTCGTCCATCGCCCGGGCCACCGGCACGGACGCCGCCCAGCTGATGAGCCTGAACAAGCTGAGCAGCAGCACCATCCAGATCGGCCAGAAGCTCAACCTGGGCGGGGCCGCTGCCCCGAGCGCCACCAACTCCAGCACCCCCGCCGCCCGCAGCTCAGGCGGCGCTTTCATTCGCAGCGCCGCCACCCGCTTCCTGGGCATTCGCTACGCGCTGGGCGGCAACGGGGGCAACGCCATTGACTGCTCGGGCTACACGAGCAGCGTGTTCCGCCAGATGGGCATCTCGCTGCCCCGCACCGCCGCCGGGCAGTGGAAGGCCGGTCGACCGGTCAACCGGCGCGACCTGCAGGCGGGCGATCTGGTGTTCTTCAACACCGTGGGCCGCACCGCCAGCCATGTCGGCGTGTACCTGGGCGACGGCATGATGGCCAACGCCAACAGCTTTCACGGCAGGTCCATGATCGAGCCGCTGTTCAGCAACCCCTACTGGGCCAACCGCTATGACGGAGCGCGCCGCTTCCTGAACTGA